The Topomyia yanbarensis strain Yona2022 chromosome 3, ASM3024719v1, whole genome shotgun sequence nucleotide sequence AATCTACCCGGAATCCCATCTCCGTGAGGAAATCGACCACGTGAGGAGTGCATGCAATGTCCAAGCTGCTGCGCACCAGAGTGGGCCGGGTACGATCTCCTAACTCCGGTTGGCCGATGTAACGCAGCTGGTAGGGTGCGTCAACGTCCTGGGCTTTGCGAACCCGCAGAATCATTACGGGGATCTGGAAAAGGCAGTCAAACGACGCTTAGTACACAATGTTCAtatgttcaatacaaaattagaaaattttgttttaaaatccgCGAAATACAACAAAATATTAGAGTATTAGAGCTATCCTGCCGCTAAACGCGTAACTGTCCCATGTACTACGggattccctatacacatgggacagttaAAGACGAAAGTTAGAAGATAAACATTTCATAAAACCGAGAATACAAGTAGAAAAACATACTTTTCGAGAGTCTGCCTTTCGAAAGACAGAACTTTTTGAAGAACGGTGTAACGGACGGAAATTTTAGATTAACGTGTATATTACAACCGTGTGCCAGGCAAGGTAAAAGGAGTTGCCGTGAATGCCCACGTTTTGCTGAAAATTGCGATCCGGCTAAAAGACCTCAGGGCGAGTTCGTCATCGTCATCGATTTCGAACGAATTTTCCATTAGTATAAAGTATGCAAGAATAAAGGTGATAGTGTTGTGTACAGGACATGACCGCagcgaaattgaaaaattaatcacTATTTTTAAagtgtaaataaataaacaattaaaaaaaatttcgatgcaCTTTACAGATCCAAAATAATGGTAATTCGGTGAAACTGTaaaaatcgctatatttttcAGTGACTTGTGCGAGTGGTTCCGGTTGAAAATCTAATTAAAGGAACAGCTTTGGTTTTGACCAAGATTTCAGAATACGAATTGGCCATTACCGCAccaaaaacttttgttttatcactctaatgtatacatttgaatCTTTCAATTCCGACTCAATCGATTTTGGAGCCGGTTGTAGCATTTGAGCTGGACTCCATTCAAGactccgaatggtttgaccgggtggcAGCCGTGTTGATTGAAATATCATTTTTATTCAACGCATTGGTTCAAAAGACATATCATATCAAATTTAGATTCTCTTTGTCCCTAAAGTTTATCAAAAAAATGAAGCAGATATCGATGCCACTTTATGGAGGACTTGTAGACCAAAATGAAAGTGTGGCACACCTTCTCGACAAGGccttaataaattaataattacCAACCTTCTCATTGGGAACCTTAAGACTGAGACACATTTCATAATCGGTGAATGTTTCTGGTGGTGTATCGACATTATCACAAAGGCCTCGTAATCTAAAAGGAGAAAAAACAGCAGTAATTGGTCATTTACACAAAATCATTAGGCAGGGTAAAAAACATACCGATGCAGTAAATGCTCTGCCGCCGAGTCTAAAATTGATCCCTGCAGTAGAAACTCCTGGTTGGGAATAATGTTGGAATGTAGCGCCTGCTGCAGCAAGTCAACCGCGTTCACCGGTGTTCCTGAGGACATTTTCTAGcgtaaaaaaagataaaaacttGTCTGACGATAGGTAATAGATCAGTACTTACTTACTGCTTGCTTTCTACTACTCAGAACGGCAAAAATCACTTATCTGCTTAAAATGCTACAATGCAAACAGCGAAGGTAAGTAGACCGATAAACAACAAATTCTTTTCGCTTGATTTTGACATTTCTCTGTTCAGCGGCGGCTATTTTGAGGTGCATTAGCCGCCGCCGCCGATGCTAGCGACGCTCACCGGTCGTGCACGCAATTTGCTACACCCAGCCAAATCATACCCTCCAGtcaccgtggcaagcagaaagttagcaaaagttgagccacagataacagacgtgtaggctagaacaaaatttcttcaaaaacctgtgtaaactttcaaattgataaccgttggaaatccgtgtttcactattgccatctgcgcaactgtttgctacacatgtttgacagctgcactctaactgcattgtatcgatcactgcgacatctacaaacgtttgccaaacgtgtttcaggcgtcttatttattcggaatttcagtagcgggtatttacacacgattcaaatcgagcctaaacgtctgttatctgtggttgagcaaagcgaaattgatgctggcagagtttctgcgatttgcgcgagaattctggcaaagaattcgctcaaatgcaacaaccatttctgacagaagcggttaaaccgaCCGAtcctgctcacttttatccagcgatgccagatatagagacatgtctgtattttacagacttttgatggtctcctacagacgtaatcagaaatctacagacttttaaaagagtaacaGTGATTAACAAAATTGGACTAGAATAATTTGACccgaatacgagtgattccttcacaatagtttaCTAATTTCAAGCTACTTTTAAAGTAACAACCTAGTGTAagtaggatttacacaaccatctacaaatttttacagacattttaattattattctacagacatttcacaaaaacgTGTGGCGTCGCTGCTTTTATCCAGAACTCAGCccgaaatgtacggccaagatgcTCTGTATGCtgtcacatctttgtcagatgttttgctcgattcgtgctgaattttaccaggtaggaattgccagttTATGttcgagttatgccagggttttgctcggtttctgtcaaaatttgccagaaaacgcgagcgaaaccgagttcgccctagctcaactaacccgacagaatacgcgcagaaatctgacagggctgccaaaccaagacttacagaaatttaGCAGAGCCAGAAAATTTGGTGGCTGGGTGGCGTTTTCATTTTTAAACTCCAACAGTTCGGGAAACGTGTCAAGGGATTAAGGttcctgtgtattttaaatgagTCTTTGTGTAGACTTAACAATAACAACTTTTATGAAGtgtaaaggctagtttacagttcgaaaaaaagtcacgggatttgggtcccagtgtattttaaatggagctcgggatttcaaatccagtgacgggaaatgagtctacacaaaaatgacagttttcctaAAGTGTAAACCAAACCGCGGGAAACATTACAGGATTTTGaaactctccacacagaaatccggCCAGGGataattcaacacaaattgtttcctacggggaaaatagtatttttagaaggtttgcaattcgctgcaagtttgatactgtttatatttttaggaagcagcagagtttttgtttgacagtttggagagatctcggcgggaaattttTCCTGATCGAATCCCGACGCAAATctc carries:
- the LOC131689987 gene encoding mediator of RNA polymerase II transcription subunit 18, translated to MSSGTPVNAVDLLQQALHSNIIPNQEFLLQGSILDSAAEHLLHRLRGLCDNVDTPPETFTDYEMCLSLKVPNEKIPVMILRVRKAQDVDAPYQLRYIGQPELGDRTRPTLVRSSLDIACTPHVVDFLTEMGFRVDFEYITRGYMFRKGRMKVTVSKILKVNSSEPISQSYLVELSVLAPTGQDAIAEDMRIFAEQLKPLVQLEKIDYKRFAQMP